In a single window of the Pontibacter russatus genome:
- a CDS encoding penicillin-binding protein 1A, producing the protein MKRVLKKIFHLLIYKLILPVLLFLKREFHRFFLSQKPKFTRAYWQHKWNRARSFDFKNAKFSDFRFLFRAALKTTLFLLLLFSFFYMAVFLGVFGHMPSKRELRARQNNTASEVYSADGVLLGRYYIQDRTNIRYDDIAPAAIEALIATEDARFYEHSGVDVRSSFRVLIKSLLLQEDAGGGSTLSQQLAKNLYPRQDYKLWDMPVNKLREIIIARKLEDIYSKEELLELYLNTVPMGGNLYGIERASRRFFNTTADSLKTEEAAVLIGMLKATTSYNPRLHPERAQQRRNVVLNQMAKYDYLSAAKADSLKKLPLELHYRYITHNDGLAPYFREQLRQELEQWAASQKKKNGEPYNLYTDGLKIYTTIDAGMQRHAEQAVRRRMALLQKKFDQHWKNRTPWGKDANVIQAAMQRSDRYRKMQQAGVSDEEIRNVFRQPVPMNVFSWGGSEKKEMSPLDSLAYYGRFLNTGLLAMDPRTGYVRAWVGGINHDIFKYDHVRSRRQVGSTFKPIVYAAALEKGISPCTFFPNERQTYPEYDNWSPQNATEQYGGEYSMRGALAHSVNTVSAQVMMQAGVERTVELARRLGIKSDLPAVPSLALGTADISLLEMVSAYAAFANEGYQVVPTYITRITDRSGNVIRQHHANEFPRRVLARKNAAIMLHLMQGVVEEGSAAKLRSEFDLKMDIAGKTGTTQENADGWFIGITPKLVTGVWVGAESPKVRFRTLALGQGSSTALPVWGDFMKRIALDPDYPGYMRSQFDPLPEKLQEQLDCASFRAEPPPQNFLDRLFENVADKAVKSYEEWKAEWKQRRQERRQRRRN; encoded by the coding sequence GTGTGCTGAAGAAGATTTTTCATTTACTTATATATAAACTCATCCTGCCAGTTCTCCTGTTCCTGAAAAGGGAATTCCACCGGTTTTTCCTGAGCCAGAAACCGAAATTCACCCGCGCCTACTGGCAGCACAAATGGAACCGGGCCCGCAGCTTTGATTTCAAAAACGCTAAATTTTCCGATTTCAGGTTCCTGTTCCGGGCGGCGCTGAAAACTACGCTCTTTCTGTTGCTGCTGTTCTCCTTCTTCTATATGGCCGTGTTCCTGGGCGTCTTCGGCCATATGCCTTCCAAGCGCGAGCTGCGGGCGCGGCAGAACAACACGGCGTCGGAGGTGTACTCGGCGGACGGGGTGCTGCTGGGCCGCTACTATATACAGGACCGCACCAACATCAGGTATGATGACATCGCCCCTGCTGCCATTGAGGCGCTGATCGCCACGGAGGATGCCCGCTTTTATGAGCACAGCGGCGTGGATGTCCGCAGCTCGTTCCGGGTGCTCATCAAGTCGCTGCTGCTGCAGGAGGACGCGGGCGGCGGCAGCACGCTGAGCCAGCAGCTGGCCAAGAACCTGTACCCCCGCCAGGATTACAAGCTGTGGGACATGCCCGTGAACAAGCTGCGCGAGATCATCATCGCCCGCAAGCTGGAGGACATCTACTCCAAAGAGGAACTGCTGGAGCTCTACCTGAACACCGTGCCGATGGGCGGCAACCTATATGGCATTGAGCGGGCGAGCAGGCGCTTTTTCAACACCACCGCCGACTCCCTGAAAACCGAGGAAGCCGCCGTGCTGATCGGCATGCTGAAGGCCACCACCTCCTATAACCCGCGCCTGCACCCGGAGCGGGCGCAGCAGCGGCGCAACGTGGTGCTGAACCAGATGGCCAAGTACGACTACCTCTCCGCCGCCAAAGCCGACTCGCTGAAGAAGCTGCCGCTGGAACTGCACTACCGCTACATCACCCACAACGATGGCCTGGCACCCTACTTCCGGGAGCAACTGCGCCAGGAACTGGAGCAATGGGCGGCCTCGCAGAAGAAAAAGAACGGCGAGCCCTACAACCTCTACACCGACGGCCTGAAGATATACACCACCATCGACGCGGGCATGCAGCGGCACGCGGAGCAGGCCGTGCGTCGCCGCATGGCGCTGCTGCAAAAGAAATTCGACCAGCACTGGAAAAACAGGACGCCGTGGGGCAAAGACGCCAACGTGATCCAGGCCGCCATGCAGCGCTCCGACCGCTACCGGAAAATGCAGCAGGCGGGCGTTTCTGACGAGGAAATCCGGAACGTGTTCCGGCAGCCGGTTCCCATGAACGTGTTTAGCTGGGGCGGAAGCGAGAAAAAAGAAATGAGTCCGCTGGATTCGCTCGCCTACTACGGGCGCTTCCTCAACACTGGCCTGCTGGCGATGGACCCGCGCACCGGCTACGTGCGGGCCTGGGTGGGCGGCATCAACCACGACATCTTTAAATACGACCATGTGCGCTCCCGGCGGCAGGTGGGCTCTACGTTTAAGCCGATTGTGTATGCCGCCGCGCTGGAGAAAGGCATCAGCCCCTGCACATTTTTCCCGAACGAGCGCCAGACCTATCCTGAGTACGATAACTGGTCGCCGCAAAATGCGACGGAGCAGTATGGGGGCGAGTACAGCATGCGGGGCGCGCTGGCGCACTCAGTCAACACGGTTTCTGCGCAGGTGATGATGCAAGCCGGGGTGGAGCGAACGGTGGAACTGGCCCGCAGGCTCGGCATCAAGAGCGACCTTCCGGCCGTTCCGTCACTGGCGCTCGGCACCGCCGACATTTCGCTGCTGGAGATGGTGAGCGCCTACGCCGCGTTCGCCAACGAAGGCTACCAAGTGGTGCCCACGTACATCACCAGGATAACGGACCGCAGCGGCAACGTGATCCGGCAGCATCATGCAAACGAGTTTCCCCGGCGGGTGCTGGCCCGGAAAAACGCGGCCATTATGCTACACCTGATGCAGGGCGTGGTGGAGGAAGGAAGCGCCGCCAAGCTTCGTTCTGAGTTTGATTTGAAGATGGACATCGCCGGCAAGACAGGCACTACGCAGGAAAACGCCGACGGCTGGTTTATCGGCATCACGCCCAAGTTGGTAACCGGAGTGTGGGTAGGCGCCGAGAGCCCGAAAGTGCGCTTCCGGACACTGGCGCTGGGCCAGGGCTCCAGCACGGCCCTGCCAGTGTGGGGCGACTTCATGAAACGCATCGCCCTCGACCCTGACTACCCGGGTTATATGCGGAGCCAGTTCGACCCGCTCCCGGAAAAGTTGCAGGAGCAACTGGACTGCGCCTCCTTCAGGGCTGAGCCGCCGCCGCAGAACTTCCT